One stretch of Xanthomonas sp. DAR 35659 DNA includes these proteins:
- a CDS encoding N-acetylmuramoyl-L-alanine amidase — protein MANPPTVRLPSDPLHPDHEMYQRLLTGVQDLHIGTPEQNANLAAALYADLRARQPHMTARDIGQVVAGDPSAPRPSVMVLPRPGYHTHDPDPAALRFGAPMEAAARPAQQSLAPFGRETTIGRDGFLTDPGITRTPVAKIEHGALPQVNGIVLHRTDSTTAAGTLATWRTRAAATGAHFLIDTDGTIHQTVSVDRQAWHVGPVRSRGEVEGTITPGDQRQLDTARGTTPEWREAAVKAVNAVEATRPYPERYPTNGDSVGIEVVGRYNAATHSWDPPTAAQQASIQRLVGTLQHNFGLNDHDVYQHDVISRKSPGEGAGLYPPAVPAAPVAPAADAPGVSPAGPRR, from the coding sequence ATGGCCAATCCGCCGACCGTTCGACTTCCCAGCGACCCGCTCCATCCCGACCACGAGATGTACCAGCGCCTGCTGACCGGGGTGCAGGACCTGCATATCGGCACGCCGGAGCAGAACGCCAATCTGGCCGCCGCCTTGTACGCCGATCTGCGCGCGCGGCAACCGCATATGACGGCGCGCGATATCGGCCAGGTCGTGGCGGGCGATCCGAGTGCGCCACGCCCTTCGGTGATGGTGCTGCCGAGGCCGGGCTACCACACGCACGATCCCGATCCCGCGGCATTGCGGTTCGGCGCGCCGATGGAGGCGGCCGCGCGACCCGCGCAGCAATCGCTGGCGCCGTTCGGGCGCGAGACCACGATCGGTCGGGACGGCTTCCTGACCGATCCGGGCATCACCCGCACGCCGGTCGCAAAGATCGAACATGGCGCCCTGCCGCAGGTGAATGGCATCGTGCTGCACCGGACCGACTCCACCACGGCGGCCGGCACGCTCGCTACCTGGCGGACGCGCGCGGCGGCGACCGGGGCGCACTTCCTGATCGACACCGACGGCACCATCCACCAAACCGTCAGCGTCGACAGGCAGGCCTGGCACGTGGGCCCGGTGCGTTCGCGCGGCGAAGTGGAGGGCACGATCACGCCGGGCGACCAGCGCCAGCTCGATACCGCCAGGGGCACGACGCCCGAGTGGCGTGAGGCGGCGGTCAAGGCGGTCAATGCCGTCGAAGCCACGCGTCCGTATCCCGAGCGCTACCCGACCAACGGCGACAGCGTCGGGATCGAGGTCGTCGGTCGCTACAACGCGGCAACGCATTCGTGGGATCCGCCGACCGCCGCGCAGCAGGCGTCCATTCAACGGCTGGTGGGAACCTTGCAGCACAACTTCGGACTAAACGACCATGACGTGTATCAGCACGATGTCATCTCGCGCAAATCGCCTGGGGAAGGCGCAGGGCTTTACCCGCCTGCCGTGCCTGCTGCTCCTGTCGCTCCTGCCGCCGATGCTCCTGGGGTGTCACCCGCAGGCCCGCGCCGATAG